A section of the Mangifera indica cultivar Alphonso chromosome 12, CATAS_Mindica_2.1, whole genome shotgun sequence genome encodes:
- the LOC123192399 gene encoding uncharacterized protein LOC123192399: MSFHLKFRPVCRSRRHLLHHTSKIIPTAARNFAMASSKHSQDGKENKTDEKRERYTKGECDSTSARIIPHLLSLYGSCATAADFEIYAPDASFEDPLMCAHGVPQIKSAFYSIAKVFSESKITEYSVKENVISPQKLEILIDSKQHYKFLGRNIDMISLIKLQVENGKVVRHEDLWDKKPLRNRETVKLPLAGRMFEMTRRGSMLATHVMMGFGKDPSK; encoded by the exons ATGAGTTTCCATCTCAAGTTTCGACCCGTATGCCGTTCTCGTCGACATCTGCTTCATCATACTTCAAAAATCATCCCAACAGCAGCAAGAAACTTTGCCATGGCCTCAAGCAAACACTCTCAAG atggtaaagaaaataaaacgGATGAGAAGAGGGAACGTTACACCAAAGGAGAATGCGATTCTACTTCAGCTCGTATTATCCCTCACCTTCTCAGCCT ATATGGATCTTGTGCCACCGCTGCTGATTTCGAAATCTATGCTCCAGATGCTTCCTTTGAGGACCCTCTTATGTGTGCTCACGG GGTGCCCCAGATCAAGTCAGCATTCTATTCAATTGCCAAG GTTTTTAGTGAGTCAAAAATTACTGAATACAGCGTCAAAGAAAACGTTATTTCACCACAGAAGCTAGAG ATACTAATCGACAGCAAGCAACATTACAAGTTCTTGGGAAGAAACATAGATATGATCTCACTTATTAAGCTGCAAGTAGAGAATGGAAAAGTCGTTCGACATGAAGATTT GTGGGACAAGAAGCCTCTCCGGAATAGAGAAACAGTTAAGCTGCCATTGGCTGGCCGTATGTTTGAAATGACTCGCAGAGGTTCAATGCTAGCAACTCATGTTATGATGGGGTTTGGAAAAGATCCATCCAAGTAA
- the LOC123192585 gene encoding protein SMAX1-LIKE 3-like: MRVGLCSVPQALTAEAGGIVKQAVSFARRRGHAQVTPLHVASAMLASPAGLLRRACLQSHSHPLQCKALEFCFNVALNRLPASTSSPLLGPHSPRPSLSNALVAAFKRAQAYQRRGSIENQQQPILALKIEIEQLIISILDDPSVNRVMREAGFSSSQVKTKVEEDVSLDICSQSPPVSSLQSKENTRLPQILGPSMSQSLSFSQFGVMKPIKPLQDEAKNDKVMTVLCTLVNKRRNTVIVGGCLATTEGIIRGIVEKFERGQVPGDLRYARFISLPLFSLRNSSKEEVEQKLVEIRCLVKSYIGRGVVLYLGDLKWVAEFWSTYGEQRRNYYSSVEFIIMELKRLVCETRESERVWLLGMATFQTYMRCKTGHPSLETMWEFHPLTIHGGSLSLSLNLESDSPRTKTLEGGVDNYHFNSGFNREAQKKDSTLPSWLQQYKEESRKNAIIDQECVDSPVPKRAKYSEKVLDFSSSSPSSVSISSWPLFSKPKRVPKEHQFWVSETSEEGYESSLRNHPKPDLLSNPNSSPNSASSSELVVEEDNDVLNMFKVLNDANLKILCDALERKIPWQKEIVQEIATTILQCRSKQNSSKECCRDDKEDTWLLFSGADSQAKEKVAREIAKLVFGSQNKFTSIGLSNFSSSRTQNCNYLERFGLALNENPHRVFFMEDIEQVDEFSQKGLKEAIESGNITLPGGEIFPLKDAIIIFSCHNVKIMSTSSSKASSSPIRKPKDDHQDYEDNDTNNLKEKKSSSISLDLNIAINVEDEDHNNEATGDIVRLVESLDRQIIFKIQEL, from the exons atGAGAGTAGGGCTTTGCTCTGTGCCTCAGGCTCTAACGGCCGAGGCTGGTGGCATTGTGAAGCAAGCCGTGAGTTTCGCCAGGCGGCGAGGCCACGCGCAAGTCACGCCTCTGCATGTTGCCAGCGCCATGCTTGCTTCTCCTGCTGGTCTTCTTCGAAGAGCGTGTCTTCAATCTCACTCTCACCCTCTTCAGTGCAAGGCGTTAGAGTTTTGCTTTAATGTTGCTCTCAATCGCCTCCCTGCCTCTACTTCAAGCCCTCTTTTGGGCCCTCACTCTCCTCGCCCTTCGCTTTCCAACGCACTCGTCGCCGCCTTCAAGCGTGCGCAGGCTTACCAACGCCGCGGCTCAATAGAAAACCAGCAACAACCGATCTTAGCTTTGAAAATTGAGATAGAACAGCTCATTATTTCCATTTTAGACGACCCAAGTGTCAATAGAGTCATGAGAGAAGCTGGCTTTTCCAGCAGTCAAGTCAAAACCAAGGTAGAAGAAGATGTTTCTTTAGATATTTGTTCTCAAAGTCCACCAGTCAGTAGTCTACAGTCTAAAGAAAACACTAGACTTCCTCAAATTCTTGGTCCTAGCATGTCCCAATCCTTATCTTTTTCTCAATTTGGAGTCATGAAACCCATCAAACCTCTTCAAGATGAAGCTAAAAATGATAAGGTGATGACTGTTTTGTGCACATTAGTtaacaaaagaagaaacacTGTGATTGTGGGGGGTTGTTTAGCTACCACCGAGGGAATAATTAGAGGGATTGTTGAGAAATTCGAGAGAGGACAAGTTCCTGGGGATTTAAGATATGCACGGTTCATTAGTCTTCCACTTTTCTCTTTGAGGAATTCCTCTAAGGAAGAGGTAGAACAGAAGCTGGTGGAGATTAGGTGTCTGGTGAAAAGCTATATAGGTAGAGGGGTTGTTTTATATTTAGGTGATCTCAAATGGGTGGCCGAGTTTTGGTCAACTTACGGTGAACAAAGAAGAAACTATTATTCTTCTGTGGAGTTCATAATTATGGAGCTTAAAAGATTGGTGTGTGAAaccagagaaagtgaaagagTTTGGCTTTTGGGGATGGCAACTTTTCAGACTTACATGAGATGCAAAACAGGCCATCCTTCTCTTGAAACAATGTGGGAATTCCATCCTCTAACTATTCATGGTGGAAGCTTAAGTTTAAGTCTCAACCTTGAaag TGATTCTCCAAGAACAAAAACCCTTGAAGGTGGAGTTGataattatcatttcaattCAGGTTTCAACAGGGAAGCTCAAAAGAAAGACTCAACCTTGCCTTCATGGCTCCAGCAATACAAAGAAGAAAGCAGAAAAAATGCCATTATTGATCAG gaATGTGTTGACAGTCCAGTGCCAAAACGTGCAAAGTATTCTGAGAAAGTCCTTGATTTCTCTTCCTCTTCGCCCTCTTCCGTTTCAATCTCTTCATGGCCCCTCTTTTCCAAGCCCAAACGGGTGCCAAAAGAGCACCAGTTCTGGGTATCTGAAACCAGCGAAGAAGGCTACGAAAGCAGCTTAAGAAACCACCCAAAACCAGACCTTTTATCCAATCCCAACTCCAGCCCAAACTCAGCTTCTTCAAGCGAGCTTGTGGTTGAGGAAGATAACGATGTCCTCAACATGTTCAAAGTTCTCAACGATGCAAACTTGAAGATCCTTTGCGATGCGTTGGAGAGAAAAATTCCATGGCAGAAAGAAATAGTTCAGGAAATCGCAACTACCATTCTTCAATGCAGGTCGAAACAAAACAGCTCGAAAGAGTGTTGCAGAGACGATAAAGAAGACACTTGGCTGTTGTTTTCGGGAGCTGATTCTCAGGCCAAAGAAAAGGTCGCCAGGGAGATAGCTAAACTTGTTTTCGGGTCTCAAAacaaattcacttcaattggGCTGAGCAATTTCTCCTCTTCAAGAACTCAAAATTGCAACTATTTGGAGAGATTCGGGTTGGCATTGAATGAGAATCCTCATCGTGTGTTCTTCATGGAGGATATCGAACAAGTTGACGAATTCTCTCAGAAGGGTTTAAAGGAAGCGATTGAAAGTGGAAACATAACTCTTCCTGGCGGTGAAATTTTTCCTCTGAAAGACGCCATTATCATTTTCAGTTGCCATAACGTGAAGATCATGAGTACTTCATCGTCGAAAGCGAGTTCCTCTCCAATTAGAAAGCCAAAGGATGATCACCAAGATTACGAGGACAACGATACCAATAATTTGAAGGAGAAGAAAAGCTCAAGTATCTCATTGGACTTAAACATTGCCATTAACGTCGAAGACGAAGATCACAATAATGAAGCAACGGGTGACATAGTTAGACTTGTGGAGTCTCTGGATAGGCAaatcatattcaaaattcaagaaCTGTGA
- the LOC123193551 gene encoding transcription repressor OFP13-like produces the protein MKISSFFKNHHQEPTRLQWLSCKHPKTLSFRAAAGDDIIKTINSVFFDPLANNNAGVETPEAWFTNSSTSARSFSSDSAEEFDGESLEMVVRGARSERLFFEPGDSSSILEEAKTEGFPFKESVVLAMESEDPYVDFRRSMEEMVEAHGLKDREFLEELLGWYLKVNGKNNHGFIIDAFVDLLVALASNNSSVVTPAATSHSSAVSCFSSSSLSALSHETDISEINRKEKMVVMS, from the coding sequence ATGAAGATCTCTTCTTTCTTCAAGAATCATCACCAAGAACCCACCAGGCTTCAATGGCTTTCATGCAAGCATCCCAAGACTCTTTCTTTCCGAGCTGCCGCAGGCGACGATATTATCAAGACTATCAATTCTGTCTTCTTTGACCCTTTGGCTAATAACAATGCAGGCGTTGAAACCCCTGAAGCATGGTTCACAAACTCGTCTACATCTGCCAGAAGCTTCTCCTCTGATTCGGCTGAAGAGTTTGATGGCGAGTCGTTGGAGATGGTGGTGCGTGGGGCGAGATCAGAACGGCTGTTCTTTGAGCCTGGTGACAGTAGTTCGATTCTCGAAGAGGCGAAGACTGAAGGGTTTCCTTTTAAAGAGAGTGTAGTTTTGGCTATGGAGTCTGAGGATCCTTACGTTGACTTCAGGAGATCAATGGAGGAGATGGTGGAGGCTCATGGGTTGAAAGATCGGGAGTTTTTGGAAGAGTTGTTGGGATGGTATTTAAAAGTGAATGGCAAGAATAACCATGGATTTATAATTGATGCTTTTGTTGATCTTCTTGTTGCTCTTGCTTCTAATAATTCTTCTGTTGTTACTCCTGCTGCTACTTCTCATTCTTCTGCggtttcttgtttttcttcatcttctttatctGCTTTGTCTCATGAGACTGATATTAGTGAGATTAACcgaaaagaaaaaatggtgGTAATGTCTTAG